A single region of the Thermomicrobiales bacterium genome encodes:
- a CDS encoding SH3 domain-containing protein: MSSPHSYSLRFRSLILASILLSLSGTWSEVRAENPSSGSIGPTSTKASICAPNLAPSSDGERYVVSVPELNLRSGPSTDCDILAELDRNTAVYSIGEEIEDDEYVWVPVSTDAGVGFVIRESIQSVLDGSTCGESAAVGDRVESGFAADVVNLRSGPGLGCSVITELNAGTPVTIVGLAVEVDGETWLPVSTPSGDGYIYQDGYAPPGSWVQPAAVAVLMYHDIGDYIDRYRVAPWQLEEQLIWLRDNGYSSITPRDLIANIDYGTPLPARPVILSVDDGWGSVRVFRDLLAAYGFEGTYFLPSYAQLAPEEIWELNQYGEVCGHSVSHQFLDQLSWDAQWYEVAANKEWLDSILGTSTTCFAYPFGSYGAATTDIVASAGYQIAFDATYGVQYFDGSLNRWHVERIEISGFLDLPTFASMVSY, from the coding sequence ATGTCTTCTCCCCACTCGTATTCCCTGCGGTTTCGGAGCCTGATTCTCGCATCGATCCTGTTGTCACTGAGCGGAACGTGGAGCGAAGTCCGCGCGGAAAACCCGTCCAGTGGATCGATCGGTCCGACGTCGACCAAGGCCTCGATCTGCGCGCCGAATCTCGCGCCATCCTCGGACGGAGAGCGATATGTCGTTTCGGTTCCTGAACTAAACCTGCGTTCGGGTCCCAGTACCGATTGCGACATCCTCGCCGAGCTGGACCGCAACACGGCTGTCTATTCGATCGGTGAGGAAATCGAAGACGATGAGTATGTCTGGGTCCCGGTTTCCACCGACGCTGGCGTTGGGTTCGTCATTCGCGAAAGCATTCAGTCGGTCCTGGACGGTTCCACTTGTGGCGAATCGGCGGCGGTGGGAGATCGGGTTGAATCCGGATTCGCAGCGGATGTCGTCAATTTGCGGAGTGGTCCGGGACTGGGTTGCTCGGTCATCACCGAACTGAATGCAGGAACACCAGTAACCATCGTCGGTCTGGCCGTCGAGGTCGATGGTGAAACCTGGCTGCCGGTATCGACCCCGTCAGGAGATGGCTATATCTACCAGGATGGCTATGCTCCGCCGGGCTCCTGGGTGCAGCCGGCGGCGGTGGCCGTGTTGATGTACCACGATATTGGCGACTACATCGACCGCTATCGGGTCGCTCCCTGGCAACTCGAAGAGCAACTCATCTGGCTACGCGACAATGGATACAGCTCGATCACGCCTCGTGATCTCATCGCGAACATCGACTACGGCACCCCCTTGCCAGCACGTCCGGTCATTCTTTCGGTCGATGATGGTTGGGGTTCCGTGCGGGTGTTTCGCGACCTGCTCGCGGCGTACGGATTCGAGGGAACCTACTTCCTCCCGAGCTACGCGCAGCTGGCCCCGGAAGAGATTTGGGAACTGAACCAGTACGGAGAGGTCTGTGGGCATTCGGTGAGCCACCAGTTCCTGGATCAGCTCAGCTGGGATGCGCAGTGGTACGAGGTCGCTGCGAACAAGGAGTGGCTGGACAGCATCCTGGGGACATCCACGACCTGCTTTGCCTATCCGTTTGGCTCCTATGGCGCCGCCACCACGGATATCGTGGCGAGCGCCGGCTATCAGATCGCCTTCGACGCAACGTACGGGGTTCAGTATTTCGATGGATCGCTCAACCGCTGGCATGTCGAGCGCATCGAGATCTCTGGCTTCCTCGATCTTCCGACCTTTGCCAGCATGGTCTCGTATTGA
- the xylB gene encoding xylulokinase has product MNEVVLGLDSSTQSTKAVAVDLATGQIVAEGRAPHSGRDTQWPGDWWEALRIAVEPIVAEGWPVVGISVAGQQHGFVAADAAGTPLRPAPLWNNTDAASDAERLNQEANFAAETGTRLVASVTIAKVAHLARTEPEALSAIEAICLPHDWLTWRLTGNLVSDRGEASGSGWWSPISETPRRQLLALAAGESFASRVRIPEVLGPNESAGHLTREAAAFLGLRPGIPVGAGTGDNMGAALGIGAAPGHVVVSLGTSGTVYSVWDEPTADPTGEVCGFADATGRFLPLACMLNCTRVVEDVARLTQTPLIEALDRAREIEPGANGLLLMPYLGGERTPNLPHATGSLLGVGTSNLNPALLARAAVDGVAAGLAYCLAALRRLDIDAPEIVLVGGGSAHATWQQAIADATGLPVRVLGGKEHVALGAAIQAASVATGVPVVELSERWRPEVVANAVPRAGLGDRFRMAERQALIDAKRARAAIAPSA; this is encoded by the coding sequence ATGAACGAGGTCGTTCTGGGATTGGATTCCAGCACACAGTCCACCAAGGCGGTGGCGGTCGATCTGGCGACTGGACAGATCGTGGCCGAGGGACGGGCGCCGCATTCTGGCCGCGACACCCAGTGGCCTGGCGACTGGTGGGAAGCGCTGCGCATCGCGGTCGAACCGATCGTCGCCGAGGGATGGCCGGTGGTCGGCATCTCTGTGGCGGGGCAGCAGCATGGATTTGTCGCGGCCGATGCAGCGGGCACACCGCTTCGTCCGGCGCCGCTTTGGAACAATACCGATGCCGCATCCGACGCTGAACGCCTGAACCAGGAAGCAAACTTCGCCGCCGAAACAGGCACCCGGCTGGTGGCCTCGGTCACGATCGCCAAGGTTGCGCATCTCGCCCGCACGGAACCTGAGGCGCTGAGCGCGATCGAGGCGATTTGCCTGCCGCACGACTGGCTGACCTGGAGGCTGACCGGCAACCTTGTCTCTGATCGTGGCGAGGCATCGGGATCGGGTTGGTGGAGCCCCATCTCCGAAACTCCCAGGCGGCAGTTGCTGGCGCTGGCAGCGGGCGAATCGTTCGCATCGCGGGTGCGTATCCCTGAGGTGCTCGGTCCCAACGAATCCGCGGGGCACCTGACGCGAGAAGCAGCGGCGTTCCTGGGTTTGCGGCCCGGAATTCCGGTGGGAGCAGGCACAGGGGACAACATGGGCGCGGCGCTCGGGATCGGCGCGGCGCCAGGCCATGTGGTTGTCAGTCTTGGCACCAGCGGCACGGTCTACTCGGTGTGGGACGAGCCAACTGCCGACCCAACCGGGGAAGTTTGCGGGTTTGCCGATGCGACCGGGCGGTTCCTGCCGCTCGCGTGCATGCTCAATTGCACCCGGGTCGTCGAGGATGTCGCCCGGCTGACGCAAACTCCGTTGATCGAAGCGCTCGACCGCGCAAGGGAGATCGAACCGGGCGCGAACGGGTTGCTCCTGATGCCGTATCTCGGCGGCGAGCGGACTCCCAACCTGCCACATGCAACCGGTTCGCTGCTGGGGGTCGGTACGTCGAACCTGAATCCGGCACTGCTGGCCCGAGCGGCAGTCGATGGCGTCGCGGCCGGGTTGGCGTACTGCCTGGCCGCTCTGCGTCGGCTCGATATCGATGCTCCGGAGATCGTGTTGGTGGGCGGTGGTTCGGCGCATGCCACGTGGCAGCAAGCAATTGCCGACGCGACCGGACTTCCCGTGCGGGTGCTCGGAGGCAAGGAACATGTCGCGCTGGGCGCTGCGATCCAGGCCGCTTCGGTCGCGACCGGCGTGCCGGTTGTCGAGCTTTCTGAGCGATGGCGGCCGGAAGTGGTTGCGAATGCCGTTCCACGGGCCGGTCTCGGTGACCGCTTCCGCATGGCCGAGCGTCAGGCGCTGATCGATGCCAAGCGGGCGCGGGCGGCAATTGCGCCCAGCGCGTGA
- a CDS encoding FGGY family carbohydrate kinase — MADNRGGSGLVGTTGDDDLILGIDLGTTSTKAVAYDTRGRMVATASQPTTTHYPRPLWAYFEPDELWGAVAAAVRSVVSQISDPARIKSVAVASFAEAGVPVDANGRPTYDVIAWFDRRTIPQADWLLETVGEQRLFERSGLALQPIFTLCKLLWLKENEPDAWRRTRGWLMADSYIAWRLGGAPASDYSQAARTLAFDLQRLTWDTDLVERVGIDPAILSPVMPAGTAIGVVGKDGASATGLREGTVIGLGGHDHVCGAFAAGVTQHSAVLDSMGTAEALFVALDAPIWDQDFGRAGYTQGAHVVAGKYYGFGGLYTSGASIDWIRSITGREDRMALSGEAGSVPAGSNGVTFLPHLRLGGPPNIDGRSRGAFLGLTTDIDQGALVRAVYEGLAYEARFSVEPLVAFAGSKVLPDFTVIGGSARNDLLLQIKASVTNRPHHVMAIHEATALGSALLGGLAAGIYRDAAEVQSTIELESTTIEPDPAAAEFYEEFYQTVYKQLYATLKPLNHLIYAQVVDEDAA, encoded by the coding sequence TTGGCCGACAATCGAGGTGGCTCCGGGTTGGTTGGAACGACTGGCGATGACGACCTGATTCTTGGAATCGACCTGGGAACCACATCCACGAAGGCCGTCGCGTACGACACGCGCGGCCGCATGGTGGCGACTGCATCCCAGCCAACCACAACGCACTACCCGCGTCCGCTCTGGGCCTACTTCGAACCCGATGAGCTTTGGGGCGCGGTTGCTGCTGCGGTCAGAAGCGTGGTCTCGCAGATCAGCGACCCTGCGCGGATCAAATCGGTTGCGGTCGCGAGCTTTGCGGAGGCCGGCGTGCCGGTCGATGCCAACGGCAGACCAACCTACGACGTGATCGCATGGTTCGACCGGCGCACGATCCCGCAAGCGGACTGGTTACTGGAAACCGTCGGGGAACAGCGGCTCTTCGAGCGGTCCGGTTTGGCGCTGCAGCCGATCTTCACCCTCTGCAAATTGCTTTGGTTGAAGGAGAACGAGCCAGACGCCTGGCGCCGCACCCGGGGCTGGCTGATGGCCGACAGCTACATCGCGTGGCGGCTCGGCGGAGCGCCCGCCAGCGACTACTCGCAAGCTGCCCGCACCCTGGCCTTCGATTTGCAGCGATTGACCTGGGATACCGATCTCGTCGAACGAGTCGGAATCGACCCGGCGATTCTCTCACCAGTCATGCCAGCGGGCACTGCGATTGGGGTCGTCGGCAAGGACGGAGCCAGTGCCACCGGACTGAGGGAGGGCACGGTTATCGGCCTGGGCGGCCACGACCATGTCTGCGGCGCGTTTGCCGCGGGAGTCACGCAACACAGCGCAGTGCTCGATTCGATGGGCACGGCCGAGGCGCTCTTCGTGGCGCTCGATGCCCCTATCTGGGATCAGGACTTTGGCCGAGCGGGCTACACGCAAGGCGCACATGTTGTCGCTGGCAAGTACTACGGCTTCGGCGGGTTGTACACCTCTGGCGCCTCCATCGACTGGATCCGCAGCATCACCGGCCGCGAAGACCGGATGGCGCTTTCTGGCGAAGCAGGGTCGGTTCCTGCCGGAAGCAATGGGGTCACGTTTCTTCCCCACCTTCGGCTCGGCGGACCACCGAACATCGATGGCCGCTCGCGAGGAGCGTTCCTGGGACTGACGACTGACATCGATCAGGGCGCGTTGGTGCGCGCCGTCTACGAGGGCCTGGCCTACGAAGCGCGATTCTCGGTCGAACCACTGGTTGCCTTTGCCGGTTCCAAAGTGCTCCCCGACTTCACGGTGATCGGCGGCAGCGCGCGCAACGACCTGCTCTTGCAGATCAAGGCTTCGGTGACCAATCGACCGCATCATGTGATGGCCATCCATGAAGCCACCGCGCTGGGCAGCGCCTTGCTCGGAGGACTGGCGGCAGGCATCTATCGTGACGCCGCCGAGGTGCAATCCACCATCGAGTTGGAAAGCACAACGATCGAACCCGATCCAGCCGCGGCCGAGTTCTACGAGGAGTTCTACCAAACCGTCTACAAGCAGCTGTATGCCACGCTCAAACCGCTCAACCATTTGATCTACGCGCAAGTGGTCGACGAGGACGCAGCATGA
- the xylB gene encoding xylulokinase has protein sequence MTRPAVLAIDLGTGSVKALVVDEHCTVLGKSSAQYLVYRPHEGWAEQHPDEWWHATVEAVRQACQVAGNVEIVAISLSGQMHGTVLLDEAGTPVRPAIIWEDRRSAEQVRRLTEVVGAEPLIERCGSPVATGFQAATLAWLSEHEPAALAQTAVVLLPADYLRFRLVGRYATEPSDASSTLLFDVRQRAWSPEVVRAVGIDISRLPVVLPSTAMTGELTAEAAAALGLPIGTPVAGGGADAPLAALAAGATASDTLLLTISTGSQAILPAELPVVDPRGRIHTWCSLAEPGSGLPGWYQMGATLASGRALRWLRDEIMAAGMDEIDTLVDPIPPGSEGLIFLPYLNGERTPHMDPDATGEFIGLTANHGQAELTRSVMEGSVFALLDAFQVLRELGGSPERIVLAGGGARSRVWTQIVADIFDLPVDPLVESEGSAMGAAIVAGTAVGWYDLESGSHRSARNGPRVEPNSRSAEIYRALHPIFRRAYLALRDDIHALGAIAARARLASISA, from the coding sequence ATGACCAGGCCGGCCGTGCTCGCAATCGATCTCGGCACCGGATCGGTCAAGGCGTTGGTCGTCGACGAACACTGCACGGTGCTGGGCAAGTCATCTGCCCAGTATCTCGTCTATCGACCGCACGAAGGGTGGGCGGAACAACATCCCGATGAATGGTGGCACGCCACGGTCGAAGCAGTTCGGCAGGCTTGTCAGGTGGCTGGCAACGTCGAGATCGTTGCCATCAGCTTGAGTGGACAGATGCACGGAACGGTGCTGTTGGATGAAGCAGGGACGCCCGTCCGACCCGCGATCATCTGGGAGGATCGTCGGAGCGCCGAACAGGTACGGCGCCTCACCGAAGTGGTTGGCGCTGAACCCTTGATCGAACGTTGCGGAAGCCCGGTCGCGACCGGTTTCCAGGCCGCAACCCTCGCCTGGCTCTCCGAACATGAACCCGCCGCGCTCGCACAGACCGCGGTCGTGCTGCTGCCGGCGGACTATCTTCGGTTTCGACTTGTTGGCCGGTATGCGACCGAACCCAGCGACGCCTCCAGCACGCTTCTCTTCGACGTTCGACAGCGAGCGTGGTCGCCGGAGGTGGTGCGCGCAGTCGGCATCGATATCTCGCGTCTACCAGTCGTTCTTCCATCGACAGCGATGACCGGCGAGTTGACTGCCGAGGCCGCAGCCGCGCTCGGCTTACCAATTGGGACGCCTGTCGCTGGTGGGGGTGCGGATGCTCCACTTGCGGCACTGGCAGCGGGCGCAACTGCGAGCGACACCCTGCTGCTCACGATCAGCACCGGTTCGCAGGCGATCCTTCCGGCCGAGTTGCCCGTTGTCGATCCCAGGGGACGTATCCACACCTGGTGCAGCCTGGCAGAACCGGGTTCGGGACTTCCGGGCTGGTATCAAATGGGGGCAACACTCGCGTCTGGACGGGCGCTGCGCTGGCTGCGAGACGAGATCATGGCGGCGGGCATGGATGAGATCGACACCTTGGTCGATCCGATTCCGCCGGGTTCGGAAGGACTCATCTTTCTTCCCTACCTGAACGGAGAGCGCACCCCGCACATGGACCCCGACGCGACCGGCGAGTTCATAGGGCTCACGGCGAATCATGGGCAGGCGGAACTGACGCGATCGGTCATGGAGGGCTCGGTGTTCGCGCTCCTGGATGCCTTCCAGGTTCTCCGAGAGCTCGGCGGGTCGCCGGAACGCATCGTGCTCGCCGGTGGGGGGGCGCGCAGTCGCGTCTGGACACAGATCGTCGCGGACATTTTCGACTTGCCGGTCGACCCTCTGGTGGAGTCGGAAGGATCCGCCATGGGCGCCGCCATTGTGGCGGGAACAGCAGTCGGCTGGTACGACCTGGAAAGCGGTTCGCATCGATCGGCGCGCAATGGGCCACGAGTCGAACCCAATTCGCGATCAGCGGAGATCTATCGAGCGTTGCATCCGATCTTCCGGCGAGCCTACCTGGCGTTGCGCGACGATATTCACGCGCTGGGCGCAATTGCCGCCCGCGCCCGCTTGGCATCGATCAGCGCCTGA
- a CDS encoding ABC transporter substrate-binding protein, which produces MSIDRRRLLTGAVASVAGLARLDHAAKGAPSPPIPVRIQTPDLAFVSRLQELRDQWAMGNQGSDLLLSVVPAEPAAASLLEDARSGSDRFAGAIVPNWLIPDLVRDSFIRPAMPPPTPIPAPIAQLRSFGGEWIATDLDHDCDLLFFRRDLLDAHGFEPAQTWDALIEQGEALTKMGLGGVGTPTSHAQQVVDHLASFSAAFVLAEEQPDEFWFDPETMTPAIGSAAHQRALEQYRRLSQTMPPELRSGSTGDLWNAFLAGDLTYVIGSADLLPYAIDRAANVDVLGVAMLPGVASSDGTIARAGNVTGASWGGVTMTGADASDAEEVTDFLRTLAQHEAQFELVSDSSSGVTPAPASADDVDALAAALGDRGWPTRITTEWLQAIHDTYASPVQLPALRIAETRRYLQALDDRTTPYLGGDDSTSRDVLSAAADDWDAINEAIGIDTQRDLYTRSLMPPPAR; this is translated from the coding sequence GTGTCAATCGATCGGCGCCGGTTGCTAACCGGCGCCGTTGCATCTGTTGCCGGACTTGCTCGCCTCGACCATGCTGCCAAGGGCGCGCCATCGCCCCCCATCCCTGTTCGCATCCAGACACCAGATCTTGCCTTCGTCTCGAGGCTCCAGGAACTGCGCGATCAGTGGGCAATGGGCAACCAGGGCTCAGATCTTCTTCTCTCGGTAGTGCCCGCCGAACCGGCAGCGGCCTCACTGCTGGAGGACGCGCGCTCAGGATCAGATCGATTTGCAGGGGCGATCGTCCCAAATTGGCTCATTCCCGATCTGGTGCGTGATTCGTTCATTCGCCCTGCGATGCCGCCACCCACACCCATACCGGCGCCGATCGCCCAGTTGCGCAGCTTTGGCGGGGAATGGATCGCCACCGATCTCGATCATGATTGCGATTTGCTCTTCTTCCGCCGCGATCTCCTCGATGCGCACGGCTTCGAGCCGGCACAGACATGGGACGCCTTGATCGAACAAGGTGAGGCCCTGACCAAGATGGGTCTCGGCGGAGTCGGGACACCGACATCGCATGCCCAACAGGTCGTCGATCACCTTGCTTCCTTCTCAGCGGCCTTTGTGCTGGCTGAGGAACAGCCTGACGAGTTCTGGTTCGATCCCGAGACGATGACGCCAGCGATCGGTTCCGCCGCGCACCAGCGAGCCCTCGAGCAGTACCGTCGCCTCAGCCAAACGATGCCGCCCGAACTCCGCTCCGGTTCGACCGGCGATCTCTGGAACGCCTTCCTTGCAGGCGATCTTACCTATGTCATCGGCTCGGCCGATCTGCTTCCCTATGCGATCGATCGCGCCGCGAATGTCGATGTACTGGGCGTTGCCATGCTTCCGGGCGTGGCGAGTTCAGACGGGACGATCGCGCGGGCCGGCAATGTCACCGGCGCGTCATGGGGCGGAGTGACGATGACCGGTGCGGATGCGTCCGACGCCGAAGAGGTCACCGATTTCCTCCGCACCCTCGCACAACATGAAGCACAGTTCGAGCTCGTCTCGGATAGCTCCAGCGGAGTCACTCCTGCTCCGGCCAGCGCCGACGACGTCGACGCCCTTGCTGCCGCTCTCGGCGATCGAGGTTGGCCTACTCGGATCACGACCGAATGGCTGCAAGCGATTCACGATACGTACGCGTCACCAGTGCAGCTTCCCGCTCTTCGTATCGCGGAAACGCGGCGCTACCTGCAGGCGCTCGATGACCGGACTACCCCCTACCTCGGTGGTGATGACAGCACATCGCGCGATGTGCTCTCTGCGGCCGCGGACGATTGGGACGCAATCAACGAAGCCATCGGGATCGACACGCAACGGGACCTGTACACGCGTTCGCTGATGCCGCCACCAGCAAGGTAG
- a CDS encoding 3-hydroxyacyl-CoA dehydrogenase family protein — protein MNQIGKVAVIGAGTMGAQIASLAAISGYTVSLWDALDTALERGMDRAESEILPNIGAQRGLGTTEVASGLGRLTTAGSMAEAVDGAQLVIEAVREEIEVKRAVFSDLSRMTDAILGTNSSSIPSSLIAPAVERPERLLNMHFFAPIWVRSMLELMSCGATSDETIQTARDLGVSLGLVTAIVNGESKGFIINRIWRAVKRESLAVVDAGVASPEDVDRLWMMFFQTQYAPFGIMDMVGLDVVSDIETSYQLVSQDPTDTPSATLARMIAAGELGEKTGKGFYEHPNPKYLEPTFLTGEE, from the coding sequence ATGAATCAGATTGGCAAGGTTGCGGTTATCGGAGCGGGGACGATGGGCGCGCAGATCGCGTCGCTCGCGGCGATCTCCGGATATACCGTGTCGCTGTGGGACGCGCTGGACACCGCCCTCGAGCGCGGAATGGACCGAGCCGAGAGCGAAATCTTGCCAAACATTGGCGCCCAGCGGGGGCTCGGAACAACCGAAGTGGCGTCCGGACTGGGAAGGCTCACGACTGCGGGGTCGATGGCGGAGGCGGTCGACGGCGCGCAGCTCGTGATCGAGGCGGTGCGAGAAGAGATCGAGGTCAAGCGGGCAGTCTTTTCCGATCTGTCGCGCATGACAGACGCCATTCTGGGAACGAACTCGTCATCGATCCCCTCGTCGTTGATTGCCCCCGCGGTGGAACGACCCGAACGTCTGTTGAACATGCACTTCTTCGCGCCAATCTGGGTGCGCTCGATGCTCGAGCTGATGAGTTGCGGCGCAACGAGCGACGAGACAATACAGACCGCGCGTGACCTCGGAGTCTCGCTTGGCCTTGTCACTGCGATCGTCAACGGTGAAAGCAAGGGTTTCATCATCAACCGCATCTGGCGAGCGGTCAAGCGGGAATCGTTGGCGGTGGTCGACGCAGGAGTAGCGTCTCCCGAGGATGTCGACCGACTGTGGATGATGTTCTTCCAAACGCAGTACGCACCGTTCGGGATCATGGATATGGTCGGCCTCGATGTCGTCTCGGACATCGAAACCAGCTACCAGCTCGTTTCGCAGGACCCGACCGATACGCCGTCGGCAACACTCGCTCGCATGATTGCGGCTGGCGAACTTGGTGAAAAGACGGGCAAGGGATTCTACGAACACCCAAATCCGAAGTACCTCGAACCAACCTTCCTGACTGGTGAGGAGTAG
- a CDS encoding EthD family reductase: protein MFTVVWLVKKRADMTQEEFARYWIDEHTPLTAATPGIRAYRCYPMTSYDGSAPAFDAIAFAQFDDEASWRAAELSPELQAAIADAVNFQTVEQTQGFYAEEHIIV, encoded by the coding sequence ATGTTCACGGTTGTCTGGCTGGTCAAGAAACGCGCCGACATGACGCAAGAGGAGTTCGCCCGATACTGGATCGACGAGCACACCCCCCTCACCGCCGCAACGCCGGGTATCCGCGCCTATCGCTGCTATCCAATGACGTCATACGACGGATCGGCGCCTGCGTTCGACGCGATTGCCTTCGCCCAGTTCGATGATGAAGCGTCCTGGCGCGCCGCCGAGCTATCGCCCGAGTTACAGGCCGCCATCGCGGACGCGGTGAATTTTCAGACGGTGGAACAGACGCAAGGCTTCTACGCCGAGGAGCACATCATCGTCTGA
- a CDS encoding DUF308 domain-containing protein yields MAETAKELLDLWWLWLVRGALAIIFGIAAWAWPGLTLTTLIWIMGAYIVIDGVISIIGCFRHGDLSWGRRILLLVWGVIQVIAGIVLWIAPGLGAVTLMVVFGVWAMLTGMFLLVGAFTRDGSLMSPWLQGLIGVLGILVGIYLVIEPGRGALATIWAIGVTAIAYGIFLIIAAFRIRSLRNQVEDRLAATPGR; encoded by the coding sequence ATGGCTGAGACAGCAAAGGAGTTGCTCGACCTTTGGTGGCTCTGGCTCGTGCGTGGGGCATTGGCCATCATCTTCGGCATTGCGGCCTGGGCATGGCCTGGACTGACGCTGACAACGCTCATCTGGATCATGGGCGCCTACATTGTCATCGATGGTGTGATCAGCATCATCGGTTGTTTCCGGCACGGCGATCTGAGTTGGGGGCGCCGCATCCTGCTGCTCGTCTGGGGCGTCATACAGGTCATTGCAGGCATCGTGCTGTGGATCGCCCCCGGACTTGGCGCGGTTACCTTGATGGTGGTCTTCGGTGTTTGGGCGATGCTGACCGGCATGTTCTTGCTGGTCGGCGCCTTTACCCGCGATGGCAGTCTCATGAGCCCTTGGCTGCAAGGGCTTATTGGTGTCCTGGGGATCCTGGTCGGCATCTATCTGGTGATCGAGCCGGGCCGCGGGGCACTCGCCACCATCTGGGCCATCGGCGTGACTGCCATTGCCTATGGCATTTTCCTCATCATCGCGGCGTTCAGAATCCGCTCGCTCCGCAACCAGGTGGAAGATCGTCTGGCGGCCACTCCCGGACGGTGA
- a CDS encoding polysaccharide deacetylase family protein — MFVVLLVALIAMGALPLSPVSAQTDPPKSPPIEPVDPCKPVSSSTSGGDRYIVSAEAVNLRSGPSIDCGIVAELERETELTLVGEFVVDDEFTWAPVETASGAGYVVLQNIQLVPDSATCDRSVKIEGAKENGFTSGSVNLRTGPGLGCAVITTLNAGTPVEVHGNAIQRDGEAWLSVSTPLGNGYLVQDGYAPPGSWDQPEAVAVLMYHDIGDNNNRYVVAPWQLEQQLIWLRDNGYTSITPRELAAHLDTGAPLPPRPVILSVDDGWASARIFRDLLTAYGFRGTYMLPSYAELTPEEIYDLNQSGEVCGHSVSHPFLDQMSWEAQWYEIAENKAWLDSITGTSTTCFAYPFGAFNEATTQIVIDAGYSLAFHAWDGVQYFDYLDRWHITRIEVSGEWDLGLFASVVSF; from the coding sequence ATGTTTGTCGTTCTGCTTGTTGCGCTCATCGCGATGGGCGCGCTGCCGCTTTCGCCGGTTTCCGCCCAGACGGATCCTCCCAAGAGCCCGCCGATCGAGCCGGTCGATCCGTGCAAACCGGTTTCCTCGAGCACCAGCGGCGGGGATCGCTACATCGTGTCCGCCGAAGCGGTCAATTTGCGCAGCGGTCCGAGCATCGACTGCGGAATCGTTGCCGAGCTCGAACGCGAAACCGAATTGACGCTGGTCGGCGAGTTCGTCGTGGATGACGAATTCACCTGGGCTCCTGTCGAGACGGCATCCGGTGCGGGATATGTGGTGCTCCAGAACATTCAGCTGGTACCCGACAGCGCGACCTGCGATCGGAGCGTGAAGATCGAAGGCGCGAAGGAGAATGGCTTTACGTCGGGATCGGTCAACCTGCGAACCGGACCGGGGCTCGGCTGCGCGGTGATTACGACGCTCAATGCCGGAACGCCGGTAGAGGTGCATGGGAACGCCATCCAGCGAGATGGCGAAGCCTGGCTCTCCGTGTCGACCCCGCTCGGAAACGGGTACCTCGTGCAAGACGGGTATGCGCCCCCGGGTAGCTGGGACCAACCTGAGGCCGTGGCAGTGTTGATGTATCACGACATCGGTGACAACAACAACCGCTATGTCGTGGCGCCCTGGCAACTGGAGCAGCAGTTGATTTGGCTGCGCGACAATGGCTACACGTCGATCACCCCGCGCGAGTTGGCTGCTCATCTCGATACCGGCGCTCCCCTGCCACCGCGGCCGGTGATTCTGTCCGTCGATGACGGGTGGGCATCGGCGCGTATCTTCCGGGATCTGCTGACCGCTTACGGCTTCAGAGGCACCTACATGCTGCCAAGCTACGCGGAACTCACTCCGGAGGAGATCTATGATCTCAATCAGTCTGGGGAGGTCTGCGGTCACTCCGTGAGCCACCCATTCCTCGATCAGATGAGCTGGGAAGCACAGTGGTACGAGATCGCAGAGAACAAGGCGTGGCTCGATTCGATCACCGGAACCTCGACCACGTGCTTTGCCTATCCCTTTGGCGCATTCAATGAGGCTACTACTCAGATCGTGATCGATGCCGGGTACTCGCTGGCCTTCCACGCCTGGGACGGGGTCCAGTACTTCGACTATCTGGACCGATGGCATATCACGCGCATCGAAGTCTCGGGCGAATGGGATCTTGGTCTGTTTGCTTCGGTCGTTTCGTTCTAG